The region TGGCTATATTTCTGGTTTGCAAGAGCAACCAGGGGCACAAGATAAAGCATCTTGCCCTTTTTTTTCAGGATATTTTCAATACCTGCCATTTCCCCTATCAATGTTTTACCGGTAGCTGTTGCCGAGGTAACAAGAAGATCATTTCCTTTTAGTAAACCCTTGCGTACAGCAATACTCTGTACAGGTAATAGGTTTTTAGATTTTTTCAACAATGATTTCTTGAATTGGCCGGATATTGGAAGTTTACTTATTGGATATGGGTTCTGATCTTCTTTTGAAGCAATTGTATCGTATCTTGTAACTTCCGAATCAATCTCTTCAGGATTTAGCATGCCGATTGTGCGGTCAAGGTCTTTTGTCTTGTTTAAAACATCAAATATGCGCTGTATGGCCTCGTCAGAATAATGGCATTGGGAATTACGCAGCGCTCGCTTCAGTTCCTCCTGCGCACATGTTTCACAGATACGCTCTCCCTGATGAGAAATAGATTTCTTGTTCACAAAATTGAATTCCTTGTTGAGCAGACAAAAACGGCATACATCTACCATTTCACCAGTAAGGTGGAAACCTCCGAGCATTTCAATGATCTTTTTGTGGTTTTTGGCGTCTCCCTGCCTGGTAATCAGTATTCTCTCCGAACGTCTGAGTAGCTCGATAAATTCCTCAGGTGAGCGGTAATCCTGCTTCTTATCTTTCGATACTAGAAATCGTAAGGGTCGCGGTCCTGCGTTGGTACTTCGCAGGGTCAGTTCACCTACTATTGCAGGAGTTTTTTTTCGGTCTTTAATCAGCATTACTGTGACCTTACCTTTTAGAGGATAGAGAAGAGTCCAGAGGGTCATATTCTGTGATAGACGTATTTCCCTTTTATAAAGTAAGCGTCTTCTTCGTATAATACTATATATTTCATCAAATATTATTCAGTATATTTTAGCGTAAAGTTTTATAAATATGCTCTATATACTAATCGTTAGTAGTGAAGGGTAGCTATGCAGAATAACAATAATGAATATCTTGAATTTCAGCAAATGGTACAACCGCCAAAAAACAAGAATGTTTTGGGCAATTCTAACAACTATTCTGGTAGTGCATCTACTGATGAATCAAAACCCCATGTTATGCCCACAGGCATATCTTTACTTGATGACAGTCTCAGTGGTGGTCTCCCGTCAAGTTCATTGATCTATTTTTCTGCCGATCCTCTATCGATGTCCGAGGTTTTCCTGTACCAGTTTTCTCAGACACGGAAAACTTACTATTTTGCCACAGGTCGGCGCCCTAAATATATCCATCAGGACATCGTAAACTTAGGCTTTGATCCCTCCAATATTATTTTTGTTGATGTTTATGGAGAATACTACTTTACACAAACCGGAGAAATGGTTAGCAGTGTGGGCAATGAGTTTGTTGATTCGAAGATAATAGAATTCACCGAATACAATCTACAGAATATTGCCCTGGATGCGGAAGGCGATGAGGTGAATGTAATATTTGATACTTTTTCCTTTTATATCAATCTTAATGTCAATACGGGCCTGATCAAACGTCTATTAAACATGCTTTATGAAACAACAAAACAGATGGTTTCACAAACCTATCTTTACAGTCTGAAAAGAAGCAGTCCGGAAGCACTTGAAAGTGACCTCTTCAATTCCGCAGATGTGATATTTGACGTAATCGTTGAAAGATCATCGGATCAAATAATAAACAAACTCTCAATCCCGAAAATCAGGGGTATGATACCTACTTCTGATGTTATCAAGTTCAATGTGGCAGATGGGGTCCATATTGATACATCAAAGGATGTTGTCTGATTTCAAAGACATGCCTGGTCTTTTGCCAGCCTGCATATACATGTCTTTTTCTCATCCATACAAAGGAATGCGTTGACAATAAGATCAAACAGTACCTTTTCCCGTTTTTTAAGTACGCTAACCACTTCATCTGCGGTCAATCTTTCATTACTCATGCCACATGCAGGGTTGGTAACGGTACATATTGAGGCATAACAGATTTTCATTTCACGGGCAAGTATCACTTCCGGCAGGCCGGTCATACCTACAACATCTCCAAATGAAGCCATCATTTTTATCTCTGCTTTAGTCTCAAAACGTGGCCCTTCGGTACATATGTATGTTCCTTCAAAGAATTCTTCTTTCTTTTCCTGCAAAGCACTCATGAGGGATTGTCTGAGTTGTGGGCAGTATGGTTGGCTCATGTCCACATGTACGGTCTGGTCATGATAATATGTGGATTCGCGCCCTTTTGTAAAATCAATGAAATCATCAGGGATAAAAAATGAGCCAGTAGGGTGGCCTTTCATGGAACCTACAGAATTTGTGGCGATTACGTGTTTGACGCCAAGTTTTTTTACTGCACATATTATGGCATGATAGTTGATCATGTGGGGAGGAATATGCGGGCCTGATATCGAATGTCTGGGTATGAAGGCAA is a window of Methanohalophilus mahii DSM 5219 DNA encoding:
- a CDS encoding RAD55 family ATPase, yielding MQNNNNEYLEFQQMVQPPKNKNVLGNSNNYSGSASTDESKPHVMPTGISLLDDSLSGGLPSSSLIYFSADPLSMSEVFLYQFSQTRKTYYFATGRRPKYIHQDIVNLGFDPSNIIFVDVYGEYYFTQTGEMVSSVGNEFVDSKIIEFTEYNLQNIALDAEGDEVNVIFDTFSFYINLNVNTGLIKRLLNMLYETTKQMVSQTYLYSLKRSSPEALESDLFNSADVIFDVIVERSSDQIINKLSIPKIRGMIPTSDVIKFNVADGVHIDTSKDVV
- a CDS encoding MTAP family purine nucleoside phosphorylase, whose translation is MDREISFAIIGGVGLLKNNGYEKMTISSTYGDVECFIGKTSGINFAFIPRHSISGPHIPPHMINYHAIICAVKKLGVKHVIATNSVGSMKGHPTGSFFIPDDFIDFTKGRESTYYHDQTVHVDMSQPYCPQLRQSLMSALQEKKEEFFEGTYICTEGPRFETKAEIKMMASFGDVVGMTGLPEVILAREMKICYASICTVTNPACGMSNERLTADEVVSVLKKREKVLFDLIVNAFLCMDEKKTCICRLAKDQACL